In Nonomuraea sp. NBC_00507, the following are encoded in one genomic region:
- a CDS encoding redox-sensing transcriptional repressor Rex encodes MKSPSQPRDRGIPEATVARLPLYLRALHGMAERGTATVSSEDLAVAAGVNSAKLRKDLSHLGSYGTRGVGYDVEYLVYQISRELGLTQDWAVAIVGVGNLGRALANYGGFVSRGFRVAALVDADPEVVGDTIAGLNVEHIDELEAVIKRRGVSIVVLATPAEAAQEVCERVIAVGVTSILNFAPVVLSVPDSVDVRKVDLSIELQILAFHEQRKAGGPLMAVDSQ; translated from the coding sequence GTGAAGAGCCCGTCCCAGCCCCGTGACCGCGGCATCCCCGAGGCGACAGTCGCCCGGCTCCCGCTGTACCTGCGGGCGTTGCACGGGATGGCCGAGCGGGGCACCGCCACCGTCAGCTCCGAGGACCTGGCCGTGGCCGCGGGGGTCAACTCCGCCAAGCTTCGTAAGGATCTGTCACATCTCGGCTCATACGGCACCCGGGGCGTAGGCTATGACGTGGAGTACCTCGTCTACCAGATCTCCCGCGAGCTCGGGCTGACGCAGGACTGGGCGGTCGCGATCGTCGGTGTCGGTAACCTCGGCCGCGCGCTGGCCAACTACGGCGGCTTCGTCTCCAGAGGCTTCCGTGTGGCGGCGCTGGTCGATGCCGACCCCGAAGTCGTGGGCGACACTATCGCGGGGTTGAATGTGGAGCACATCGACGAACTGGAAGCCGTCATCAAACGGCGTGGAGTCTCGATCGTGGTGCTGGCGACACCGGCGGAGGCGGCGCAGGAGGTCTGCGAGCGCGTGATTGCCGTAGGTGTCACCAGCATCCTGAACTTCGCACCGGTTGTGCTTTCCGTCCCGGATAGTGTCGATGTCCGTAAGGTCGACCTGTCAATCGAACTGCAGATTCTCGCGTTCCACGAGCAACGCAAAGCTGGGGGGCCACTCATGGCGGTGGACAGTCAATGA
- a CDS encoding glutaredoxin family protein produces MHRITLIGKPGCHLCDDAREVIARVAGELGVPWEEVSIETSEELREKYWEMIPVTLIDGVQHDFWRVDEGRLRAALSA; encoded by the coding sequence ATGCACCGCATCACGCTCATCGGGAAACCCGGCTGTCACTTGTGTGACGACGCGCGCGAGGTCATCGCCAGGGTGGCCGGCGAGCTCGGCGTGCCCTGGGAGGAAGTCAGCATCGAGACCTCCGAGGAGCTCAGGGAGAAATACTGGGAGATGATCCCGGTGACGCTGATCGACGGCGTGCAGCACGACTTCTGGCGGGTCGACGAGGGCCGCCTGCGCGCCGCGCTCTCCGCCTGA
- a CDS encoding glutamyl-tRNA reductase has protein sequence MSVLAIGLSHRTSPVALLERVSITGDALVKLLHDLQEDPCVAEAMVVSTCNRVEVYVTVDRFHPAVNAVTGLLGRHSGVPVQELTPHLYVHYEEQAVEHLFSVVCGLDSMVVGEGQILGQVRQALKLAQRRGTVGATLNDLVQQALRVGKRAHTDTGIDQAGASLVTAGLALAGELAGLRVLVVGAGSMSSLAAATLVRAGVTDIVVANRTYERGARLAEKVGGRAVEFSAVARELAEADLVITCTGTGRHIITPDMLSRPAFLLDLALPHDIDPAVREVPGVTLVDLETIQESGIGSQEGDAVPSVRALVAEELRAYLDAERAAKVTPTVVALRTKAAGVVESELGRLLMRVPDLDERSRDEVAMTVQRVVDKLLHEPTVRVKQLASCPGGDHYAEALRELFNLDPKMPEAVREVEL, from the coding sequence ATGAGTGTTCTGGCGATCGGACTCAGCCACCGGACCTCTCCGGTGGCCCTTCTCGAGCGCGTGTCGATAACGGGCGACGCGCTCGTCAAGCTGCTGCACGACCTGCAGGAGGACCCCTGTGTGGCCGAGGCCATGGTGGTCTCGACCTGCAACAGGGTCGAGGTCTACGTCACCGTCGACCGCTTCCACCCCGCCGTCAACGCCGTCACCGGCCTCTTGGGGCGGCACTCGGGCGTCCCGGTCCAGGAGCTGACGCCGCACCTCTACGTGCATTACGAGGAGCAGGCGGTCGAGCACCTGTTCTCCGTCGTGTGCGGGCTCGACTCCATGGTCGTGGGCGAGGGCCAGATCCTCGGCCAGGTCCGCCAGGCGCTCAAGCTGGCGCAGCGCCGGGGCACCGTGGGCGCCACCCTCAACGACCTGGTCCAGCAGGCGCTGCGGGTGGGCAAGCGGGCGCACACCGACACCGGCATCGACCAGGCCGGCGCCTCCCTCGTCACCGCGGGCCTGGCGCTGGCGGGCGAGCTGGCCGGGCTGCGGGTGCTGGTGGTCGGCGCCGGCTCGATGAGCTCGCTGGCCGCCGCCACGCTCGTGCGCGCGGGCGTGACCGACATCGTGGTGGCCAACCGGACGTACGAGCGGGGCGCCCGGCTGGCCGAGAAGGTCGGCGGGCGCGCGGTGGAGTTCTCCGCCGTGGCGCGTGAGCTCGCCGAGGCCGACCTTGTGATCACGTGCACGGGCACGGGCCGCCACATCATCACGCCTGACATGCTGAGCCGACCGGCCTTCCTGCTGGACCTGGCGCTGCCGCACGACATCGACCCCGCCGTGCGCGAGGTTCCCGGCGTCACGCTGGTCGACCTGGAGACGATCCAGGAGTCCGGCATCGGCTCGCAGGAGGGCGACGCGGTCCCGTCCGTACGCGCCCTCGTCGCCGAAGAGCTGCGGGCCTACCTCGACGCCGAACGGGCCGCCAAGGTCACTCCGACCGTGGTGGCGCTGCGCACCAAGGCCGCGGGCGTGGTCGAGTCCGAGCTGGGCCGCCTGCTGATGCGGGTGCCCGACCTCGACGAGCGGTCCAGGGACGAGGTCGCGATGACCGTGCAGCGGGTCGTCGACAAGCTGCTCCACGAGCCGACCGTGCGTGTCAAGCAGCTGGCCTCCTGCCCAGGAGGCGATCATTATGCGGAAGCGCTGCGTGAGTTGTTCAATCTGGATCCGAAGATGCCCGAGGCCGTGAGGGAGGTGGAGCTGTGA
- the hemC gene encoding hydroxymethylbilane synthase encodes MATTQSQMVADAYTERTGRSIELVGVTTFGDVTKAHLAQLGGTGVFVTALRDKLLEGEIDFAVHSLKDLPTKQDPRFTLAAIPARHDHRDALVGPHKFADLAPGARVGTGSPRRIAMLSAMRPDLEYVPIRGNADTRIGKVASGELDAVVLASAGLTRIGRAADVAQIFEIEELLPAPGQGALAVECRADRPDLIEFLSVLDDPRTRSAVTAEREVLAALEAGCAAPVGAFALDDGHTLNLTATVVAIDGREAVRKSAAGSPSEAVNLGRRLAAEMIAEGADRLMGEHSH; translated from the coding sequence ATGGCCACCACGCAGTCGCAGATGGTGGCCGACGCCTACACCGAGCGCACCGGGCGCTCGATCGAGCTGGTGGGCGTCACAACGTTCGGCGACGTCACGAAGGCCCACCTCGCCCAGCTCGGCGGCACGGGCGTGTTCGTCACCGCGCTGCGTGACAAGCTGCTCGAAGGCGAGATCGACTTCGCCGTGCACTCGCTCAAGGACCTGCCGACCAAGCAGGACCCGCGCTTCACGCTGGCCGCGATCCCGGCCCGGCACGACCACCGCGACGCGCTGGTCGGGCCGCACAAGTTCGCCGACCTCGCGCCCGGCGCCCGGGTCGGCACCGGCTCGCCGCGCAGGATCGCCATGCTCAGCGCCATGCGCCCCGACCTGGAATACGTCCCGATCCGCGGCAACGCCGACACGCGCATCGGCAAGGTGGCCTCCGGCGAGCTGGACGCCGTCGTGCTGGCCTCGGCCGGCCTGACCAGGATCGGCCGCGCCGCGGACGTCGCGCAGATCTTCGAGATCGAAGAGCTGCTGCCCGCGCCCGGCCAGGGCGCGCTCGCCGTCGAGTGCCGCGCCGACCGCCCCGACCTCATCGAGTTCCTCAGCGTGCTCGACGACCCGCGCACCCGCTCCGCGGTGACCGCCGAGCGTGAGGTGCTGGCCGCCCTGGAGGCCGGCTGCGCTGCTCCAGTGGGTGCTTTCGCGCTCGATGACGGGCACACTCTGAACTTGACCGCCACGGTCGTCGCCATCGACGGTCGTGAAGCGGTCCGCAAGTCCGCCGCCGGCTCTCCTTCGGAGGCTGTTAACCTGGGCCGCCGCCTCGCGGCCGAGATGATCGCCGAAGGGGCCGACAGATTGATGGGGGAGCATTCCCATTGA
- a CDS encoding sigma-70 family RNA polymerase sigma factor, whose protein sequence is MPDSPPFAGLLAPAVAGPAPTGELAVRPEESGAAVPGDGRAPDDGRAPDDVRTLVMLAKDGCTESFGTLYDRYVDLVYRYIYFRVGSHQLAEDLTSETFLRALRRIADFTWQGRDFGAWLVTIARNLVTDHFKSGRYRLEIPTGEIIDVPLDGSHIPENAVVTAIINDRVLRAVRDLNPEQQECVVLRFLHGLSLAETALIMGKKSGAIKALQFRAVRALARALKHDLA, encoded by the coding sequence ATGCCTGACTCGCCGCCGTTCGCCGGGCTGCTCGCGCCAGCGGTCGCTGGACCTGCCCCGACGGGCGAGCTCGCCGTGCGCCCAGAGGAGTCGGGCGCGGCAGTGCCCGGCGACGGACGAGCGCCCGACGATGGACGAGCGCCCGACGACGTACGCACGCTCGTGATGCTCGCCAAGGACGGGTGCACGGAGTCCTTTGGCACGCTCTACGACCGCTACGTGGACCTGGTCTATCGCTACATCTACTTCCGGGTCGGCTCTCACCAGCTCGCCGAGGACCTGACCAGCGAGACCTTCCTCCGGGCGCTGCGCAGGATCGCCGACTTCACCTGGCAAGGCCGCGATTTCGGCGCTTGGCTCGTGACCATCGCCAGGAACCTGGTGACCGATCACTTCAAGTCGGGCCGGTACCGGCTCGAGATCCCCACCGGGGAGATCATCGACGTTCCGCTCGACGGCTCGCACATTCCGGAGAACGCCGTGGTCACGGCCATCATCAACGACCGGGTGCTGCGTGCCGTCCGAGACCTCAATCCTGAGCAGCAGGAATGCGTGGTCCTGCGTTTCCTGCACGGCCTCTCGCTCGCGGAAACCGCACTGATCATGGGGAAGAAGAGTGGAGCGATCAAAGCGCTGCAGTTCCGTGCCGTACGCGCGCTCGCCCGGGCACTCAAGCACGACCTGGCGTAA
- a CDS encoding putative quinol monooxygenase, producing MEILVAVIGLAGALLAAFAAGALIRRLRDEPEGWLIAWTVAAVALCLSLGVIAVGYLMGFGSVTFRLYQVTGSMLAPLWLAVGMIQLLTERVPPRFLAWLMGIALTIVAGTIMIIDPLKSTEMGKTLPASSSFWNLVPSYLLIGVHAVAVLIMLAMLVVAAIKWRSGDEYDTDNLHASLVIVPSGIALVGAMRFTVPPLFTTALLAVAAAAIWYTVLRPLAPYEDDDEDDFDDQRGAPVRQESPMPAGDRSQRGRGAMPEQRGRGAMPEPVPAADLPPGPPRRPTGLGDLVAEYRAGDQQVDYAARMVPPSGAGPSTGYIMNGAPPQPAPPQQDLPPQRADYAMPPGPPPSGPATGMFYTGSDVFSPAQPQQQPQPQPGSSKPSPNIYGLLTVFTIMDGAGEAFDRLAEATVEAVRRGEPDTLVYVCHAVKSAPLQRIVYELYRDEVAYRDHQRQPHVERFVNERQSMVLATNVIELNINAAKVVPLPTAMF from the coding sequence ATGGAGATCCTCGTTGCTGTCATAGGTCTTGCCGGTGCGCTCCTCGCCGCCTTCGCGGCCGGTGCCTTGATCAGACGGCTGCGCGACGAGCCAGAGGGATGGTTGATCGCCTGGACCGTCGCGGCCGTGGCACTGTGCCTGTCACTGGGTGTGATCGCGGTCGGCTACCTCATGGGGTTCGGGTCGGTCACGTTCCGGCTCTATCAGGTGACGGGATCGATGCTGGCGCCGCTCTGGCTGGCCGTCGGCATGATCCAGCTGCTGACCGAGCGGGTGCCGCCGCGGTTCCTCGCGTGGTTGATGGGCATCGCGCTGACCATCGTCGCGGGCACGATCATGATCATCGACCCGCTGAAGTCGACCGAGATGGGCAAGACGCTGCCCGCGAGCTCGAGCTTCTGGAATCTCGTCCCCAGCTACCTGCTGATCGGCGTGCACGCGGTCGCGGTGCTGATCATGCTGGCGATGCTCGTGGTCGCGGCGATCAAATGGCGCAGCGGCGACGAGTACGACACCGACAACCTGCACGCGTCCCTGGTCATCGTCCCGTCGGGGATCGCGCTCGTCGGTGCGATGAGGTTCACGGTGCCGCCGCTGTTCACCACGGCGCTGCTGGCCGTGGCCGCCGCGGCGATCTGGTACACCGTGCTCCGGCCGCTGGCGCCGTACGAGGACGACGATGAGGACGACTTCGACGACCAGCGAGGAGCCCCTGTGAGGCAGGAATCGCCGATGCCGGCCGGCGATCGTTCCCAGCGGGGGCGCGGGGCCATGCCGGAGCAGCGGGGGCGCGGAGCCATGCCGGAGCCCGTGCCGGCGGCGGACCTGCCGCCGGGCCCGCCGCGCAGGCCCACCGGGCTGGGCGATCTGGTGGCCGAATACCGGGCGGGCGACCAGCAGGTCGACTACGCCGCCCGCATGGTGCCGCCGTCCGGCGCCGGGCCCTCGACCGGTTACATCATGAACGGCGCCCCGCCCCAGCCGGCGCCACCCCAGCAGGACCTGCCGCCCCAGCGCGCCGACTACGCGATGCCGCCCGGTCCGCCGCCGTCGGGCCCGGCCACCGGGATGTTCTACACCGGCTCCGACGTGTTCTCGCCCGCCCAGCCCCAGCAGCAGCCCCAGCCCCAGCCCGGCTCCAGCAAGCCGTCACCGAACATCTACGGCCTGCTGACCGTGTTCACGATCATGGACGGCGCGGGGGAGGCGTTCGACCGGCTCGCCGAGGCGACGGTGGAGGCGGTGCGCCGCGGCGAGCCCGACACGCTGGTGTACGTCTGCCACGCCGTCAAGTCGGCGCCCCTGCAGCGCATCGTCTACGAGCTCTACCGCGACGAGGTGGCCTACCGCGACCACCAGCGCCAGCCGCACGTCGAGAGGTTCGTCAACGAGCGGCAGTCCATGGTGCTGGCCACCAACGTCATCGAGCTCAACATCAACGCCGCGAAGGTCGTGCCCCTGCCGACGGCGATGTTCTGA